One Vitis vinifera cultivar Pinot Noir 40024 chromosome 8, ASM3070453v1 genomic window carries:
- the LOC100852723 gene encoding protein GAST1, translating to MARKLSIVMLSLSMMLLLLVQNNATITEAPTPQPQQSTNGFPMHGVTQGSLHPQECAPRCTTRCSKTAYKKPCMFFCQKCCAKCLCVPPGTYGNKQFCPCYNNWKTKRGGPKCP from the exons ATGGCAAGAAAACTGAGCATTGTGATGCTCTCTCTTTCGATGATGCTTCTTTTACTAGTACAGAACAAT GCTACCATCACCGaggctccaactccacagcCCCAACAAAGCACAAACGGCTTTCCCATG CATGGTGTCACTCAAGGCAGCCTTCATCCTCAGG AGTGTGCGCCCCGTTGCACGACTAGATGCTCCAAAACAGCTTACAAGAAACCCTGCATGTTCTTCTGCCAGAAATGCTGTGCCAAGTGCTTGTGCGTGCCTCCAGGAACATATGGGAACAAGCAATTCTGCCCCTGCTACAATAACTGGAAGACCAAGAGAGGAGGACCCAAGTGCCCCTAG
- the LOC100260688 gene encoding uncharacterized protein LOC100260688 yields the protein MKMRRKCRVWWPKQLSLCRPSSSTALFGWFVSCSSASLDVVVAHAADEVLLSKNESGLQGILHCTNENMPVFLQETSAFTTLGHCAADFSCNGQLSSIEMDKDDQRKSNIHGHINLQNYQDGFGENYGRWSCGCQKLGELLEQCRQASIGNSNWMQFIYDSHEYFGSEIHWIPRLHHIHWNGQIVFDCDVHVVVYETPRFGVHHFLLCFGSSSEQVKNPLMKPKWVDELHQKQSLLDLDAVILAINSSNAAKIFFDRNVRPKRSSVQFPIVCMFSALIWNLLAISVASFSTLFYIILQLLSHFASYGSESWICIILAKAFCNTWKNIRIRCCQILYWPIFLGGDYHRSLSCVEYAEKAALHRHAMWSCIVVDVFLGSLIGLALLFHAESACLCVLKFAHNITNNLLRSGCVWLMGVPAGFKLNTELAGILGMISFNAIQIWSTLWFHMGFLFIYFIKGLAISGIILGVTIPAALMIDMIALATLHVSSVNWFLSLLYSLQIQALAALWRLFGGRKWNPLRRRLDSYDYTVEQHIVGSLLFTPLLLLLPTTSVFYIFFTILNTTICLLCILVEITISIIHATPYSKIFLWLMSPRRFPSGTWLEIISSQSNAIDSPEIGCLNEIGSPSTGTQQRKDSSERRSSVLVSFLRSNLSNIGQILLPHYKNMFSGVCGSFITSSARGLLTGRRMPSTLGTGLPAPMPWMSIPYKEYWRLCRDSVIACMQNPEHHLIQ from the exons atgaaaatgagaagaaagtgTAGGGTTTGGTGGCCAAAGCAGCTCTCTTTGTGTAGACCATCATCCTCCACTGCCCTTTTTGGGTGGTTCGTTTCCTGCTCTTCGGCTTCTCTGGATGTCGTTGTAGCCCACGCTGCTGATGAGGTTTTACTGTCTAAAAACGAATCTGGTCTTCAG GGGATCCTCCATTGTACGAATGAAAACATGCCTGTATTTCTTCAAGAAACATCAGCTTTCACTACTCTGGGTCACTGTGCAGCAGATTTTAGTTGTAACGGCCAATTGTCAAGCATTGAAATGGACAAAGATGATCAAAGAAAGTCGAACATTCATGGCCATATCAATTTGCAGAATTATCAAGACGGATTTGGAGAAAATTATGGACGATGGAGCTGCGGATGTCAGAAACTTGGCGAGTTATTAGAACAATGTAGGCAAGCTTCTATTGGAAATAGTAACTGGATGCAGTTCATATATGATTCTCATGAATATTTTGGTAGTGAAATTCATTGGATTCCTAGATTGCATCACATACATTGGAACGGGCAAATAGTTTTTGATTGTGATGTTCAC GTAGTAGTGTATGAGACTCCTAGATTTGGTGTCCACCATTTCTTGTTGTGTTTTGGAAGTTCTTCTGAGCAAGTAAAAAATCCTCTGATGAAACCCAAGTGGGTTGATGAACTTCACCAAAAGCAGTCGCTCCTTGACCTG GATGCTGTGATCTTGGCAATCAACAGTTCTAATGCTGCTAAAATATTCTTTGATAGAAATGTGCGGCCCAAAAGATCTTCTGTTCAGTTCCCCATTGTCTGCAT GTTCTCTGCCTTAATATGGAACCTACTTGCCATCTCCGTGGCTTCATTTTCCACTTTATTCTATATCATTCTTCAGCTTCTCAGTCATTTTGCAAGTTATGGTTCGGAATCATGGATATGCATCATATTAGCAAAGGCATTCTGTAATACGTGGAAAAATATCCGAATCCGCTGTTGTCAGATCTTGTATTGGCCAATTTTCCTTGGAGGGGATTATCACAG GTCCCTGTCATGCGTGGAATATGCGGAGAAAGCTGCATTACATAGGCATGCCATGTGGTCATGTATCGTGGTTGATGTTTTTTTGGGGAGCTTGATTGGGTTGGCATTGTTATTTCATGCAGAATCTGCTTGCTTATGTGTCTTGAAATTTGCACACAATATTACGAACAATTTATTGCGTTCAGGCTGTGTGTGGTTGATGGGAGTACCGGCTGGATTTAAGTTAAACACAGAGCTGGCAGGAATTCTTGGCATGATTTCTTTTAATGCAATCCAAATCTGGTCTACTCTCTGGTTCCATATGGGTTTCCTcttcatttatttcattaaagGGCTTGCCATATCTGGGATTATTTTAGGGGTGACCATACCTGCTGCTCTGATGATAGACATGATTGCACTGGCAACACTACATGTGTCAAGTGTAAATTGGTTCCTCTCACTCTTGTATTCACTGCAGATACAAGCCTTAGCAGCTCTATGGCGCCTTTTCGG GGGTCGAAAGTGGAATCCTCTTCGTCGAAGGCTCGATAGCTATGACTACACTGTAGAACAACACATAGTTGGATCACTTCTATTTACACCACTATTACTTCTACTACCAACAACTtctgttttctatatttttttcaccATTCTGAATACAACCATCTGCCTTCTTTGTATACTGGTTGAGATCACTATATCTATAATTCATGCTACACCTTATAGCAAAATTTTCCTTTGGTTGATGAGCCCGAGAAGATTTCCCTCTGGGACATGGCTTGAAATTATATCTTCTCAGAGTAATGCCATTGATTCTCCAGAGATTGGGTGCCTTAATGAAATTGGTTCACCATCTACGGGTACACAGCAAAGAAAGGATTCAAGTGAAAGGAGATCCAGTGTTTTGGTTTCATTTCTTCGCAGCAACCTTTCGAACATAG GACAAATACTGTTACCTCACtataaaaacatgttttctgGTGTTTGTGGGTCATTTATCACGTCATCAGCTCGTGGTTTGCTCACTGGGAGAAG AATGCCATCGACTTTGGGGACTGGTCTTCCTGCACCAATGCCATGGATGTCCATCCCCTACAAAGAGTATTGGCGCCTTTGTCGTGATTCAGTTATTGCATGCATGCAGAACCCTGAACATCATCTGATTCAGTGA
- the LOC100248739 gene encoding protein EARLY RESPONSIVE TO DEHYDRATION 15: protein MALVTGGRSTLNPNAPLFIPAAFRQVEDFSPEWWQLITTSTWFRDYWLSQHQEGDIFNCNNADDEFDANDIADLLPDAFDFGTEEDFSHMEAQFEEFIQSSEAEEANKPSHLALNGTSGNGSAVMDVNALMKFTNERGPKSLAEPAKYQEKAGRCMSPKCSPRPIQQPR from the exons ATGGCATTGGTTACAGGAGGAAGGTCAACATTGAACCCCAACGCCCCTCTCTTTATTCCAGCTGCTTTCCGCCAAGTGGAGGATTTCTCCCCAGAGTGGTGGCAATTGATTACCACTTCAACATGGTTCCGTGATTACTGGCTCAGCCAGCACCAGGAGGGggatatttttaattgtaataATGCTGATGATGAATTTGATGCCAATGACATTGCTGACCTGCTGCCAGATGCATTTGACTTTGGCACGGAGGAAGACTTCTCACACATGGAAGCCCAGTTTGAGGAGTTCATTCAATCTTCAGAAGCCGAAGAAGCAAATAAACCATCTCACCTTGCTTTGAATGGAACGTCTGGAAATG GTTCAGCTGTGATGGATGTGAATGCACTGATGAAATTTACAAATGAAAGGGGTCCCAAGTCTCTGGCAGAACCAGCAAAGTATCAGGAGAAAGCAGGCAGGTGCATGAGCCCAAAATGCAGCCCTCGGCCCATCCAGCAGCCCCGCTGA